The proteins below are encoded in one region of Bifidobacterium catenulatum DSM 16992 = JCM 1194 = LMG 11043:
- a CDS encoding amino acid permease yields MTFGNTKTEKTGTSTSGATETAHIKSVESLDQSNEMERGLKNRHVQFIAIGGTIGTGLFLGSGKSIALTGPSIIFVYIGVGLIMFLLMRAIGEMMYSDPSQHTFINFITRYLGRGWGKFAGWTYWIVLILTGMTEITAVSTYFVTFFGTFGIDLNSWKWLIELCFLVALTGINLIAVKVFGEAEFWFSMIKITLIVGLIVTAIVMLVIGFSYPATHIEGVDGTVSGATVSLTNITDGFQLAPNGWMNFFMSFQMVFFAYQLIEFVGVTVSETQNPREVLPKAVNELIMRILIFYVGALIAIMAIVPWRNFHENSDGSFGSPFIMVFKYAGLDWAAALVFFVVITAAASALNSLIYSAGRHLYQLASDSESPAMARLAEVSEHKVPAKAIVVSGCMILFSPIINAIPGISGAFVLFASAASAVVIFIYVLTMLAHHKYRQSSDFLPDGFVMPAWQVLDWIAIAFFVLVYVTLFLSADTLGSAIAGLIWLVAFGGYCLLHERFQNRDLKEALQQ; encoded by the coding sequence ATGACTTTTGGGAATACGAAAACCGAAAAAACCGGTACAAGCACGTCCGGCGCGACGGAAACCGCGCACATCAAATCCGTCGAAAGCCTCGACCAAAGCAATGAAATGGAGCGAGGCCTGAAAAACCGCCACGTCCAGTTCATCGCCATCGGCGGCACCATCGGCACTGGCCTGTTCCTAGGCTCCGGCAAGTCGATTGCACTGACCGGTCCGAGCATCATTTTCGTGTACATCGGTGTCGGCCTGATCATGTTCCTGCTGATGCGTGCCATCGGCGAAATGATGTACAGCGACCCCAGCCAGCACACGTTCATCAATTTCATCACGCGCTATCTCGGCCGCGGGTGGGGTAAGTTCGCCGGCTGGACGTATTGGATCGTGCTCATTCTGACCGGCATGACCGAAATCACTGCCGTAAGCACGTATTTCGTAACGTTCTTCGGCACATTCGGCATAGACCTGAACTCGTGGAAGTGGCTGATCGAACTGTGCTTCCTCGTGGCGCTCACTGGCATCAATCTGATTGCGGTGAAAGTGTTCGGCGAGGCGGAATTCTGGTTCTCCATGATCAAGATCACGCTGATCGTCGGCCTGATCGTCACCGCCATCGTGATGCTAGTCATCGGCTTCAGCTACCCTGCCACGCATATCGAGGGCGTGGACGGCACAGTGTCGGGCGCCACGGTGAGCCTCACGAACATCACCGACGGCTTCCAGCTCGCGCCGAACGGCTGGATGAACTTCTTCATGAGCTTCCAAATGGTGTTTTTCGCCTACCAGCTCATCGAATTCGTGGGTGTCACGGTGTCGGAAACGCAGAATCCGCGCGAGGTGCTGCCGAAGGCCGTGAACGAGCTGATCATGCGTATTCTGATCTTCTACGTGGGTGCGCTGATCGCGATCATGGCTATTGTGCCGTGGCGTAATTTCCACGAGAATTCCGACGGCTCGTTCGGTTCGCCGTTCATCATGGTATTCAAATATGCGGGTCTTGATTGGGCTGCCGCACTGGTGTTCTTTGTGGTGATTACGGCTGCCGCGTCGGCGTTGAATTCGCTGATTTATTCGGCCGGTCGCCACTTGTATCAGCTCGCTTCGGATTCTGAGTCGCCTGCGATGGCTCGTTTGGCTGAAGTTTCCGAACACAAGGTGCCTGCGAAGGCGATTGTCGTTTCGGGTTGCATGATTCTGTTCTCCCCGATTATCAACGCGATTCCAGGCATTTCCGGCGCGTTCGTGCTGTTCGCTTCAGCCGCCAGCGCTGTGGTGATTTTTATTTACGTGCTGACGATGCTCGCCCACCACAAGTATCGTCAGAGCAGTGATTTTCTGCCAGACGGTTTCGTCATGCCCGCTTGGCAGGTGCTTGATTGGATTGCGATCGCGTTCTTTGTGCTCGTGTATGTCACGTTGTTCCTGTCGGCGGACACGCTTGGTTCTGCGATCGCCGGTCTGATTTGGCTGGTTGCGTTCGGCGGATATTGCCTGCTGCACGAACGATTCCAGAATCGCGATCTTAAGGAAGCCTTGCAGCAGTAG
- a CDS encoding thiazole synthase produces the protein MSTENTITTAEKDFAAAPNATLDELVGTTTNTALLPEPDAHAYDEIATGDADPLILGGHKFTSRFILGSGRYDLNLIKATIENAGTQIVTMALRRCRTTENNLLDYIPKGITMLPNTSGARNAEEAVRIARLAREVCQTDFVKVEIEHEAKYLLPDNEETIKATKQLAKEGFVVMPYMFPDPIAAKRLEDAGAACVMPLGAMIGSNKGLRARDFIEVIIKNSNVPVIIDAGIGRPSQAAEAMEMGADAVMAYTAIASAGNIPLMARAFKKAIEAGREAYLSGLGKVTEDHAVPSSPTNEADYIG, from the coding sequence ATGAGCACCGAAAACACGATCACCACCGCGGAAAAAGATTTCGCAGCGGCACCGAATGCCACACTCGACGAGCTGGTCGGCACCACCACGAACACCGCACTGCTGCCGGAACCGGATGCGCACGCGTATGACGAAATCGCCACCGGCGACGCTGACCCGCTGATCCTCGGCGGTCACAAATTCACGAGCCGTTTCATTCTCGGTTCCGGCCGCTACGATCTGAACCTCATCAAGGCGACCATTGAGAACGCGGGTACGCAAATCGTCACCATGGCGTTGCGTCGCTGCCGTACCACCGAAAACAATCTGCTCGACTACATTCCGAAGGGCATCACCATGCTGCCGAACACGTCCGGCGCACGCAATGCCGAGGAAGCGGTGCGTATTGCCCGTCTCGCGCGCGAAGTATGCCAGACGGATTTCGTGAAGGTGGAGATCGAGCATGAGGCGAAGTATCTGCTGCCCGACAATGAGGAAACCATCAAAGCCACGAAACAGCTGGCAAAAGAAGGCTTCGTGGTCATGCCGTACATGTTCCCCGATCCGATTGCGGCGAAGCGTCTTGAAGACGCAGGTGCGGCTTGCGTGATGCCGCTTGGCGCGATGATCGGCTCGAATAAGGGCCTGCGTGCACGCGATTTCATTGAAGTGATTATCAAGAATTCCAATGTTCCGGTGATTATCGACGCTGGTATTGGCCGTCCGAGCCAGGCTGCGGAAGCCATGGAAATGGGCGCGGACGCGGTGATGGCGTACACGGCCATCGCTTCCGCCGGCAATATTCCGCTGATGGCACGCGCGTTCAAGAAGGCGATTGAAGCTGGTCGTGAAGCGTATTTGTCTGGCTTGGGCAAGGTTACGGAAGATCATGCCGTGCCGTCCAGCCCAACGAACGAGGCCGACTACATCGGCTAA
- the thiF gene encoding sulfur carrier protein ThiS adenylyltransferase ThiF: MTFESSISQAQIDARQHAFDNQPDPTTLVSREEIRAALLDRHTAATQDKLDAAHVAICGCGGLGSTIAVALTRIGVGHLHLIDFDRVDMTNLNRQQYFLKDLGQYKTEALRSNLRQINPFIDITIDTVKVTDENVPMLFGNEDIICEAFDVPENKTMLVNAVLENLPNKKLVSASGMAGFRSSNLVNTRRVSKNFYFCGDGETAPVPGAGLMAPRVGVVACHEANMITRLILGEEDA; encoded by the coding sequence ATGACTTTTGAATCATCCATATCGCAGGCGCAGATCGACGCCCGCCAGCACGCTTTCGACAACCAGCCCGACCCGACCACGCTCGTCAGCCGCGAAGAAATCCGCGCGGCCCTGCTCGACCGTCACACCGCGGCCACGCAAGACAAGCTCGACGCGGCGCACGTGGCCATTTGCGGCTGCGGCGGCCTTGGATCCACCATTGCGGTGGCGTTGACCCGCATTGGCGTCGGTCACCTGCATTTGATTGATTTTGATCGCGTGGATATGACGAATCTGAATCGTCAGCAGTATTTTTTGAAGGATCTTGGGCAGTACAAGACGGAAGCATTGCGCAGTAACTTGCGTCAGATCAATCCTTTTATCGATATCACCATTGATACCGTGAAAGTGACCGACGAGAACGTGCCGATGCTGTTCGGCAATGAAGATATTATCTGCGAAGCGTTCGACGTGCCGGAAAACAAGACGATGCTGGTGAATGCCGTACTTGAGAATCTGCCGAACAAGAAGCTGGTGAGTGCTTCTGGAATGGCGGGATTCCGCAGTTCCAATTTGGTGAATACTCGTCGCGTTTCGAAGAATTTCTACTTCTGCGGCGACGGCGAAACCGCTCCAGTGCCGGGCGCTGGTCTAATGGCACCGCGCGTGGGTGTGGTCGCCTGCCACGAAGCCAATATGATCACTCGCTTGATTCTCGGCGAAGAAGACGCCTGA
- the thiS gene encoding sulfur carrier protein ThiS — translation MIINGKEENIATPITVAELIESKGLRADRVAVELNGEIVPRTQRAQTQLKGTDTLEIVTFVQGG, via the coding sequence ATGATCATCAACGGTAAGGAAGAGAACATCGCCACGCCAATCACCGTGGCCGAACTCATCGAAAGCAAGGGATTGCGCGCCGACCGCGTGGCTGTCGAGCTCAACGGCGAAATCGTGCCTCGCACCCAGCGTGCGCAGACGCAGCTCAAGGGCACCGATACGTTGGAAATCGTCACGTTCGTGCAGGGCGGCTGA
- a CDS encoding aldo/keto reductase codes for MMMNGELAGFTIPRLGMGTMALAIEGRPDRNTAIRTIHAGLDAGVRYLDTAWSYYLPSEPGTGTAKDLGYGEKLVRDALASWNGPRDEVLVATKTGYRRTMEVPAFVAPASDSGESDKQGAGFGVQMSDSPESDTQRRDSEGCSRRPGEERQHLQAAGSQYGWMADSRPETMIRDAKESALHLGVDTLDLLYSHGPDPAVPYEDQCGALKQLLDEGVIKYAGISRVNNEQIDLARSIIGNGLIAVQNQFSPSHPDPERTMEHCKELGLAFVCWSPLGGFLDAFDQRAYDPFREVAGNHGCSYQRVVLAWELSRYSRLFTIPSARNPQEINDSFAATELTLTPDELAMLNASVDARRG; via the coding sequence ATGATGATGAACGGTGAGTTGGCAGGATTTACGATTCCTCGGCTCGGCATGGGAACGATGGCTTTGGCGATTGAGGGGCGTCCGGATCGCAATACTGCGATTCGTACGATTCACGCCGGTTTGGACGCGGGTGTTCGCTATTTGGATACGGCTTGGTCATATTATCTGCCGAGCGAGCCTGGCACTGGCACTGCGAAAGATTTGGGGTACGGCGAAAAGTTGGTGCGTGATGCGCTCGCTTCGTGGAATGGCCCCCGAGATGAAGTTCTGGTCGCCACGAAAACTGGCTATCGACGCACCATGGAGGTCCCCGCTTTTGTTGCTCCTGCGTCCGATTCTGGAGAATCGGACAAACAGGGTGCCGGATTTGGAGTACAGATGTCCGATTCACCAGAATCGGACACTCAGAGGCGGGATTCTGAGGGATGCAGCCGTCGGCCTGGCGAGGAACGCCAGCATTTGCAGGCGGCGGGCAGTCAATACGGGTGGATGGCGGATTCGCGCCCCGAAACCATGATTCGTGACGCCAAGGAATCCGCGCTGCACTTGGGCGTCGATACGCTCGACCTGTTGTATTCGCACGGCCCCGATCCCGCGGTTCCTTACGAAGACCAATGCGGCGCGTTGAAACAGCTGCTCGACGAAGGCGTGATCAAATATGCGGGCATCTCCCGTGTGAATAACGAGCAGATCGATCTTGCGCGCAGCATTATCGGCAACGGATTGATCGCCGTGCAGAACCAGTTCTCGCCATCGCACCCTGATCCTGAACGTACGATGGAGCACTGCAAGGAGTTGGGGCTTGCATTCGTTTGTTGGAGTCCGCTCGGAGGCTTTCTTGACGCGTTCGACCAGCGCGCGTACGACCCGTTCCGTGAAGTCGCAGGCAATCATGGCTGCTCCTACCAGCGCGTGGTCCTCGCTTGGGAACTGAGCCGTTACAGCCGCCTGTTCACCATTCCCAGCGCCCGCAATCCTCAGGAGATCAACGATTCCTTCGCCGCCACCGAATTGACGCTTACACCGGACGAACTGGCGATGCTGAACGCGTCAGTCGACGCCCGTCGCGGCTGA
- a CDS encoding MarR family winged helix-turn-helix transcriptional regulator — protein MGFEEELFHELATSTWDKRSRMQQEMAKGAKGEPFAVQELYRKGPLTPSQLAASMKTTTGRVSALLSALEKKGQITRESDPDDRRVVHVNLTKAGRERAERQRESMREAICWIFSQMGERRAREFVELTEEFTTYMSLCMPGKPRPTPEEVAKAFSENTQEVA, from the coding sequence GTGGGTTTTGAAGAGGAACTATTCCACGAATTAGCGACCAGCACATGGGATAAACGCTCGCGCATGCAGCAGGAGATGGCGAAAGGCGCGAAGGGTGAACCCTTTGCGGTGCAGGAACTGTATAGGAAGGGCCCGCTGACGCCATCGCAACTCGCCGCTTCGATGAAGACCACCACCGGACGCGTGTCCGCACTGTTGTCCGCACTGGAGAAAAAAGGCCAGATCACGCGTGAATCCGACCCTGACGATCGCCGTGTGGTACACGTGAACCTTACCAAAGCCGGCAGGGAGCGCGCCGAACGTCAGCGCGAAAGCATGCGAGAGGCGATCTGCTGGATCTTCTCGCAAATGGGGGAGCGACGCGCGCGCGAATTCGTTGAGCTTACCGAGGAATTCACCACGTACATGTCACTGTGCATGCCCGGCAAGCCGCGTCCGACCCCAGAAGAGGTCGCCAAGGCATTCTCAGAAAACACACAGGAAGTTGCATAA
- a CDS encoding ABC transporter ATP-binding protein, producing MLRIVRYLSKAEIVQMLIALVSIVGQIWFDLTLPDYMADITQLVETPGSEMSDIWIAGGKMLLVSLGSVACAVVTGFIAARVGASFSQRLRSLEFKKVENFGPAEMNRFSTASLITRSTNDITQIQMFVTMGLMMLVKAPIMAVWAVCKIANKGLEWTFATGIAVAVLLAVIGVIMSFVMPKFKAMQRLTDNINLVARENLTGLRVVRAYNAEEYQEDKFTEANKELTETQLFTNRSMAIMMPLMNTVMNGLMLAVYWIGAYLIDAAEALDKLTTFSNMVVFSSYSIQVIMSFLLLSMVFVLWPRADVSAQRVLEVIDTDPMVADGVKTAGKPGMEGEIEFRNVSFAYPDSRQAMLEGVNFTAKKGETVAFIGSTGSGKSSLINLVPRFYDATQGEVLVDGVDVRDYTLKALRDKIGYVPQQSFLFKGTIASNVAYGDTERNDADVKTACDVAQATEFIDKKDKKYDSGIAQGGSNVSGGQKQRLSIARAVYRHPEILIFDDSFSALDFKTDRAVRDALEREAKNSTKLIVAQRIGTIMNADRIIVLDDGKVVGQGTHHELLDNCEVYRQIAESQLSEDELNR from the coding sequence ATGCTTCGCATTGTGCGATACCTCTCCAAAGCGGAGATAGTCCAGATGCTCATTGCACTGGTCAGCATTGTCGGTCAGATCTGGTTCGATCTGACGCTACCGGATTACATGGCCGACATCACGCAGCTCGTGGAAACGCCAGGCAGTGAAATGAGTGATATCTGGATAGCGGGCGGCAAAATGCTGCTCGTCTCGCTCGGATCGGTGGCGTGCGCGGTCGTCACCGGCTTCATCGCCGCGCGCGTCGGCGCGTCGTTCAGCCAACGTCTGCGCTCGCTCGAATTCAAGAAGGTGGAAAACTTCGGACCGGCGGAAATGAACCGTTTCTCCACCGCATCGCTCATCACCCGCTCCACGAACGACATCACGCAGATCCAGATGTTCGTGACCATGGGTCTGATGATGCTGGTCAAAGCGCCGATCATGGCCGTGTGGGCCGTATGTAAAATCGCGAACAAAGGCCTTGAATGGACGTTCGCCACTGGCATCGCAGTAGCCGTGCTGCTGGCGGTGATCGGCGTGATCATGAGCTTCGTCATGCCGAAGTTCAAGGCCATGCAGCGCCTGACCGACAATATCAACCTCGTGGCGCGCGAGAACCTCACCGGCCTGCGCGTGGTGCGCGCATACAACGCCGAGGAGTATCAGGAAGACAAGTTCACCGAAGCCAACAAGGAACTTACCGAGACCCAGCTGTTCACCAACCGCTCCATGGCCATCATGATGCCGTTGATGAACACCGTCATGAACGGTCTGATGCTGGCCGTCTACTGGATCGGCGCCTACCTCATCGACGCCGCCGAAGCGCTCGACAAGCTCACCACCTTCTCCAACATGGTGGTGTTCTCCAGCTACTCCATCCAGGTGATCATGAGCTTCCTGCTGCTGAGCATGGTGTTCGTGCTCTGGCCACGTGCCGACGTGTCCGCGCAGCGCGTGCTCGAAGTCATCGACACCGATCCGATGGTCGCCGACGGTGTGAAGACCGCCGGCAAGCCTGGCATGGAAGGCGAAATCGAATTCCGCAACGTGAGCTTCGCCTACCCCGATTCGCGTCAAGCTATGTTGGAAGGCGTCAATTTCACAGCCAAGAAGGGCGAAACGGTCGCATTCATCGGCTCGACCGGCTCCGGAAAATCGTCTCTCATCAACCTCGTGCCGCGCTTTTATGACGCGACGCAAGGCGAGGTTCTCGTCGACGGCGTTGACGTGCGCGACTACACGCTCAAGGCGTTGCGCGACAAGATCGGCTACGTGCCGCAGCAGTCGTTCCTGTTCAAAGGCACGATTGCCAGCAATGTCGCGTACGGAGATACGGAACGCAACGACGCCGACGTGAAGACGGCATGCGATGTCGCGCAGGCCACGGAATTCATCGACAAGAAGGACAAGAAATACGATTCCGGCATTGCACAGGGTGGTTCCAACGTGTCGGGCGGGCAGAAACAGCGCCTGTCGATCGCACGCGCCGTTTACCGTCATCCGGAAATCCTGATTTTCGACGACTCCTTCTCTGCGCTTGATTTCAAGACCGATCGCGCCGTACGCGACGCGCTCGAACGGGAAGCGAAGAATTCCACGAAACTCATCGTCGCGCAGCGCATCGGCACCATTATGAACGCCGACCGCATCATCGTGCTCGACGATGGCAAAGTCGTTGGCCAAGGTACGCACCACGAACTGCTCGACAACTGCGAAGTATACCGGCAGATCGCCGAATCGCAGTTGAGCGAAGACGAGTTGAATCGCTGA